Proteins co-encoded in one Chloroflexota bacterium genomic window:
- a CDS encoding DUF72 domain-containing protein — protein sequence MITHPTTSPTYRKAGLKIPPDSAERYGFFRPSEEVRQAWEETRRFAQALQARVIVFQCPPSFGETPENMDNMRRFFRIAKDTGFLLVWEPRGDWHETTIKSLCLELGLVHCVDPLERESLYGQPQY from the coding sequence TTGATAACCCACCCCACCACCAGCCCCACCTACCGCAAGGCAGGCCTGAAGATCCCGCCAGACAGCGCGGAGCGTTACGGCTTCTTCAGACCCAGCGAAGAGGTGCGCCAGGCCTGGGAGGAGACCAGGAGATTCGCCCAGGCGCTACAGGCCAGAGTTATCGTCTTTCAGTGCCCGCCGAGCTTCGGAGAGACGCCGGAAAACATGGACAACATGCGGAGGTTCTTCAGGATTGCGAAGGACACGGGGTTTCTCTTGGTGTGGGAGCCTCGCGGCGACTGGCATGAGACGACCATCAAGAGCCTGTGCCTGGAGCTGGGCCTGGTCCACTGTGTTGATCCTTTGGAAAGGGAATCGCTGTACGGCCAGCCTCAGTACTGA
- a CDS encoding DUF72 domain-containing protein: MPEVKVGCCGFSGGMRNYFGHFRLVEVQQTFYKLPKLETALKWRSQAPADFEFTLKAW, translated from the coding sequence TTGCCGGAAGTTAAGGTTGGCTGCTGCGGTTTTTCCGGCGGCATGAGAAATTACTTCGGCCACTTCAGACTGGTGGAGGTGCAGCAGACCTTCTACAAGCTGCCCAAACTCGAAACGGCACTCAAGTGGCGCTCCCAAGCGCCCGCTGACTTCGAGTTCACCCTCAAGGCCTGGTAA
- the lepB gene encoding signal peptidase I, translating into MNLRQVILLILAFLLIFGMLRFSLQSYKVEGSSMEPLFHNREYLIVDKLTYHFRSPARGDVIVFHNPQSNGVLLIKRIIGMPGEKVEIKGGELYINGYRLQEKPGFSSIPYPDYSVTVPKGHYWVIGDNRSSTTGSHVFGPVPRSKIVGRVWVTYWPPSDWGFSPKYSAGPVPITA; encoded by the coding sequence GTGAATCTACGCCAGGTCATACTCTTAATACTTGCGTTCTTGCTCATCTTTGGCATGCTGCGATTCAGCCTGCAGAGCTACAAAGTGGAGGGAAGCAGCATGGAGCCCCTCTTTCACAATAGGGAGTACCTGATAGTGGACAAGTTAACCTACCATTTCCGCTCTCCGGCAAGAGGCGATGTCATCGTCTTCCACAACCCCCAGTCAAACGGAGTCCTTCTGATCAAAAGGATAATCGGTATGCCAGGAGAGAAGGTGGAGATCAAGGGGGGCGAGCTCTATATCAATGGCTACCGGCTTCAGGAGAAACCGGGTTTTTCTTCCATCCCCTACCCAGATTACTCAGTAACGGTTCCTAAGGGCCACTATTGGGTTATCGGCGATAACCGCAGCAGTACCACGGGCTCCCATGTCTTCGGCCCCGTGCCGCGCAGCAAGATAGTGGGCCGGGTATGGGTTACTTACTGGCCGCCGTCGGACTGGGGTTTTTCGCCCAAATACTCGGCTGGCCCGGTGCCAATTACTGCCTGA
- a CDS encoding metallopeptidase family protein — MLDNVDVTVQDYPTRAQLGRTRPGMTLLGLYEGVPQIERTRGYSMVPPDKITLFQKPIEYKCHSDKEIAAEIRRVLQHEIAHHFGFDEQSLRRIESRGRGRKDR, encoded by the coding sequence ATGCTGGACAATGTCGATGTGACGGTGCAAGACTATCCTACCCGGGCGCAACTCGGCAGGACACGACCCGGCATGACCCTGCTCGGCCTTTATGAAGGAGTGCCTCAGATAGAACGCACCAGAGGATACAGCATGGTGCCGCCGGATAAGATAACCCTTTTCCAAAAGCCCATTGAGTACAAGTGCCACAGCGACAAAGAGATTGCCGCCGAGATACGAAGGGTTCTCCAACATGAAATAGCCCACCACTTCGGCTTCGATGAGCAGTCATTGCGGAGGATAGAATCCAGAGGTCGTGGGCGGAAGGACAGGTGA
- the gap gene encoding type I glyceraldehyde-3-phosphate dehydrogenase: MATKIGINGFGRIGRLALKAIMQNYPQKLQVVAINDLTDAETNAHLLKYDSTYGIYPGKVEASGDLMVVDGQKVKVLAERDPGKIRWVDYGVEVVIESTGLFTDGAKAAAHFQGGAKKVIISAPTKGEDITIVLGVNEDKYQPAKHRVLSNASCTTNCIAPVVKVLHHNFGLSKGLMSTIHAYTNDQRILDMFHRDLRRARAAALNIVPTTTGAATAVTQVIPELKGRLHGVAFRVPVPTVSLCDLVADLEKQVTAEEVNKAFRTAAEGSLKGIMEYCEEPLVSSDFRGNSASSIVDALSTMVIAGNMVKVLAWYDNEWGYSCRMADLISYIADKGL; encoded by the coding sequence ATGGCTACCAAAATCGGGATCAATGGCTTTGGACGCATCGGCAGGCTGGCTCTTAAAGCAATCATGCAGAACTATCCCCAGAAGCTGCAAGTGGTGGCTATCAACGACCTGACCGATGCCGAGACTAATGCCCATCTCCTCAAGTACGACAGCACCTACGGGATTTATCCGGGCAAGGTCGAGGCAAGCGGGGACTTGATGGTCGTCGATGGCCAGAAGGTAAAGGTGCTAGCAGAACGGGACCCTGGCAAGATCAGGTGGGTTGACTACGGGGTCGAGGTCGTCATCGAGTCCACCGGGCTGTTCACCGACGGAGCCAAGGCAGCCGCCCATTTCCAAGGTGGGGCCAAGAAGGTGATCATCTCGGCACCAACCAAGGGCGAAGATATTACCATTGTCCTGGGTGTCAATGAGGACAAGTACCAGCCCGCCAAGCACCGCGTCCTTTCCAACGCTTCCTGCACCACCAACTGCATTGCTCCGGTGGTCAAGGTCCTGCACCACAACTTCGGGTTGAGCAAGGGCTTGATGTCCACCATTCACGCCTACACCAATGATCAGAGGATACTGGACATGTTTCACCGCGACCTCCGCCGCGCCCGAGCGGCTGCCCTGAACATCGTCCCCACCACCACCGGCGCCGCCACCGCCGTGACCCAGGTCATACCCGAGCTAAAGGGCAGACTTCACGGAGTTGCCTTCAGGGTTCCTGTTCCCACAGTATCGCTGTGCGACCTGGTGGCTGACCTGGAGAAACAGGTCACCGCCGAGGAAGTGAATAAGGCTTTCCGCACAGCCGCTGAGGGTTCGCTCAAGGGCATCATGGAGTATTGCGAAGAGCCGCTGGTGAGCAGTGATTTCAGGGGCAACTCTGCCAGCTCCATTGTAGATGCTCTTAGCACCATGGTGATCGCCGGCAATATGGTGAAGGTGCTTGCCTGGTATGACAACGAGTGGGGCTATAGCTGCCGTATGGCCGATCTCATCAGCTATATTGCTGATAAGGGCCTGTAG
- a CDS encoding AURKAIP1/COX24 domain-containing protein: MGSVRKWRQKKMAKHKHKKLLKKTRWARRHK; encoded by the coding sequence ATGGGCTCGGTGCGTAAGTGGCGCCAGAAGAAAATGGCAAAACACAAGCACAAGAAGTTGCTCAAGAAGACCCGCTGGGCAAGACGACATAAGTAA
- a CDS encoding MBL fold metallo-hydrolase → MEIVPGIHQLKLPAPVPNATLADVNAYLIQGQNGWLLVDTGWDTRKAFSALENQLGQIGVGLDSLSQIIITHFHPDHFGLAGKLKQLSNAKVALHQLEKDFIDSRYVNMDALLAETAGWLRLHGVPDEELPRLQKASLEVRKYVLPISPEITLHGGERISQGPFNFEVIWTPGHSPGHVCLYESKRRILLSGDHLLPTIFPNVGLHPQSGKDPLRNYLHSLTVVEQLDVDLALPAHEYPFPNVRQRIRELRLHQEERKAAIINVLKEGAQTAYQVSFKIPWIVNGVTLSFEQLLPLDKRLAVMSALAHLEPLCDEGKAQRYRRNGILLYSAAGAK, encoded by the coding sequence ATGGAAATAGTCCCGGGCATACATCAGCTAAAGCTACCAGCACCGGTCCCCAACGCTACGCTGGCTGATGTCAACGCCTACCTCATCCAGGGGCAAAACGGCTGGCTTCTGGTAGACACTGGCTGGGACACCAGGAAGGCCTTCTCTGCCCTGGAGAATCAACTTGGCCAGATCGGTGTCGGTCTTGACAGCCTCAGCCAAATAATTATTACTCACTTCCATCCCGACCACTTTGGACTGGCGGGCAAGCTGAAACAGCTATCCAATGCCAAGGTCGCCCTGCATCAGCTAGAGAAAGACTTCATCGATTCCAGATACGTAAACATGGATGCCCTGCTGGCTGAAACGGCCGGGTGGCTTCGCCTCCATGGCGTACCCGACGAGGAACTGCCTCGGCTTCAGAAGGCTTCCCTGGAGGTAAGGAAATATGTGCTCCCTATCTCGCCTGAGATAACCCTCCACGGCGGTGAAAGGATTTCCCAAGGCCCTTTCAATTTCGAAGTTATATGGACACCCGGTCATTCCCCAGGACATGTTTGCCTTTATGAGTCGAAGCGGCGGATCTTGCTCTCCGGTGACCACCTGTTGCCCACCATATTCCCTAATGTCGGTCTGCATCCCCAGTCGGGGAAAGACCCTCTCCGCAATTACCTTCATTCTCTGACAGTTGTGGAACAACTGGATGTTGATCTCGCCCTTCCGGCGCACGAGTATCCCTTTCCCAACGTCAGGCAAAGGATCAGAGAGTTGCGTCTTCACCAGGAGGAAAGAAAGGCAGCCATTATCAATGTCTTGAAAGAAGGGGCACAGACAGCCTACCAGGTATCTTTCAAGATCCCTTGGATAGTAAACGGCGTTACTCTGTCCTTTGAACAGCTCCTTCCCTTGGACAAGCGGCTGGCCGTCATGTCGGCCCTTGCCCACCTGGAACCGCTATGTGATGAGGGAAAGGCGCAAAGGTATCGCCGCAACGGCATACTTCTCTATAGCGCAGCGGGGGCTAAATGA
- a CDS encoding phosphopyruvate hydratase yields MKSKPSAIADIKAREILDSRGNPTVEVEVVLADGTVGVAAVPSGASTGIHEAVELRDGDKKRFNGLGVLKAIANIHERLRPAILGMSALEQAAVDQRMIGLDGTPDKSRLGANAILAVSLAVAHAAARFSGVPLYRYLAADEAHTLPVPLMNILNGGKHAPGSTDMQEFMIVPAGVGSFADAYRAGSEIYSALRSVLRGKGLNTNVGDEGGFAPSLQSNREAVELILAAAEMAGYRPGRDCFIALDPAASSFYQDDEYVLAREGKRLSSQEMVDYYAGWVSDYPIVSIEDGLAEDDWQGWQSLQRKLGQKVQLVGDDLYATNMQRLERGVAAGASNSILIKPNQVGTLTEAIAVVRRAHEAGWTTVISHRSGETEDTTIADLAVALNTGQIKAGAPCRSERTCKYNRLLRIEEELGSNGHYAGKAAFLKLREQRWK; encoded by the coding sequence GTGAAGTCGAAACCATCAGCCATTGCGGACATTAAGGCCAGGGAAATCCTCGATTCCAGAGGTAACCCCACAGTTGAGGTTGAGGTGGTCCTGGCCGACGGCACTGTGGGGGTGGCCGCTGTGCCCTCCGGGGCAAGCACCGGTATTCATGAGGCGGTGGAACTGCGCGACGGGGACAAGAAACGGTTTAATGGCTTGGGTGTGCTTAAAGCAATAGCCAATATTCATGAACGCCTTCGCCCGGCCATACTTGGCATGTCCGCCCTGGAGCAGGCTGCTGTGGACCAAAGGATGATAGGCCTTGATGGCACCCCTGATAAGTCCAGGCTAGGGGCCAATGCTATCCTGGCGGTATCATTAGCTGTAGCTCACGCCGCTGCCAGATTCTCAGGCGTCCCCCTATATCGCTATCTCGCTGCTGATGAGGCACACACTCTGCCTGTGCCGCTGATGAATATCCTCAACGGGGGTAAACATGCGCCCGGTTCCACTGATATGCAGGAATTCATGATAGTCCCTGCTGGCGTAGGGAGCTTCGCCGATGCCTACCGGGCCGGCAGTGAAATCTACTCTGCCTTACGATCGGTGCTGAGGGGAAAAGGACTGAACACCAACGTCGGGGATGAGGGTGGGTTTGCCCCTTCGCTGCAATCGAACAGGGAAGCCGTGGAGTTGATCCTGGCTGCTGCTGAGATGGCGGGCTACCGTCCCGGCAGGGACTGCTTCATCGCCCTGGACCCCGCGGCCAGTAGCTTCTATCAAGACGACGAATACGTGCTGGCCAGAGAAGGGAAAAGGCTTAGCAGCCAGGAGATGGTTGATTATTATGCTGGATGGGTGTCAGATTACCCGATTGTCAGCATTGAGGACGGCCTGGCAGAGGACGATTGGCAGGGCTGGCAATCGCTGCAACGGAAGCTGGGCCAGAAAGTCCAGCTTGTGGGGGACGACCTCTATGCTACCAACATGCAGCGCCTGGAGCGTGGTGTGGCTGCGGGGGCCTCTAATTCCATCCTCATCAAGCCGAATCAGGTAGGCACTTTGACAGAGGCCATCGCGGTGGTCAGGAGAGCACATGAGGCAGGCTGGACCACCGTGATCAGTCACCGCTCCGGCGAGACCGAAGACACCACCATAGCCGATCTGGCTGTAGCCCTGAACACGGGCCAGATAAAAGCTGGCGCCCCCTGCCGCTCAGAACGCACCTGCAAATACAACCGCCTCCTCAGGATAGAAGAGGAACTGGGCTCAAACGGCCATTACGCTGGGAAGGCGGCCTTTCTCAAGCTTAGGGAGCAAAGATGGAAATAG
- a CDS encoding TIGR00725 family protein has protein sequence MLIGVIGGGQCSAKDAELAEAVGRGLARRGVTLVCGGLWGVMEAACKGAKLAGGTTIGILPGDDRHAANPYVDIPIVTGLGQARNVIVVKSSQAIIAIHGSYGTLSEIASAHQSGIPVVGINTWGLFIDGQTDASIVPAEDAEDAVEKAIDLAKALEKKA, from the coding sequence ATGCTGATTGGAGTTATCGGAGGAGGTCAGTGCTCTGCCAAAGACGCTGAGCTTGCTGAAGCGGTGGGGCGGGGACTGGCCAGGCGAGGAGTCACTTTGGTATGCGGTGGGCTTTGGGGGGTGATGGAGGCGGCCTGCAAAGGGGCGAAGTTGGCGGGAGGCACGACCATAGGTATCCTGCCTGGAGATGATCGCCATGCAGCTAACCCCTATGTAGATATCCCCATAGTTACGGGCCTCGGTCAGGCGCGCAACGTCATCGTAGTCAAGTCGTCTCAGGCTATAATCGCCATTCACGGTAGCTACGGCACTCTTTCTGAAATCGCTTCCGCCCACCAGAGCGGTATTCCCGTGGTCGGAATAAACACGTGGGGCTTATTCATAGATGGGCAAACAGATGCTTCCATAGTCCCGGCGGAGGACGCTGAGGACGCAGTGGAGAAGGCTATTGATCTTGCCAAGGCTCTGGAGAAGAAGGCCTAG
- a CDS encoding biotin/lipoyl-binding protein gives MEVHVSVGSRISEGDVLCVLESMKMENPILSPVSGVVKEIQVSSGQTVKTGMVIAIIEY, from the coding sequence ATGGAAGTCCATGTAAGTGTGGGAAGCCGTATTAGTGAAGGAGATGTCCTCTGTGTCTTGGAATCGATGAAGATGGAGAATCCCATACTCTCTCCCGTTTCAGGCGTGGTGAAGGAGATCCAGGTTTCCTCGGGTCAAACAGTTAAGACAGGGATGGTAATAGCCATCATCGAGTATTGA
- the amrA gene encoding AmmeMemoRadiSam system protein A: MSPDGEKKKKELHPVVRLAKETVESYVRERRLPRPKELAPEMKERAGVFVSIKMHGELRGCIGTFEPATTNVAEEIINNAVSSATRDPRFLPVNTAELPHLRYSVDILTPPEPVSGPDQLDPKRYGVIVQSGGRRGLLLPDLEGVNTVEEQIDICRRKAGIPAREPVKLYRFEVRRYSQE; encoded by the coding sequence ATGAGTCCTGACGGTGAGAAAAAGAAGAAAGAACTGCATCCCGTGGTTCGCCTGGCCAAGGAGACAGTGGAAAGCTACGTCAGAGAAAGGCGGCTGCCTCGTCCTAAAGAACTTGCCCCTGAGATGAAGGAGCGCGCCGGCGTATTCGTTTCCATAAAAATGCACGGCGAACTCCGAGGCTGCATCGGCACCTTCGAGCCTGCCACAACAAACGTGGCTGAGGAGATCATCAATAATGCTGTAAGCTCGGCCACCCGTGATCCTCGTTTTCTTCCAGTGAATACTGCTGAGCTTCCTCACCTGCGTTACAGTGTGGACATTCTCACCCCGCCGGAGCCAGTGTCGGGCCCTGATCAGCTTGATCCGAAAAGATATGGGGTCATTGTGCAGAGCGGGGGGCGCAGGGGGCTTCTCCTCCCCGATTTGGAAGGGGTTAACACCGTAGAGGAACAAATCGATATTTGCCGCCGCAAAGCGGGCATTCCAGCCCGCGAACCTGTGAAATTGTATCGCTTCGAGGTCAGAAGATACTCCCAAGAGTAG
- the amrS gene encoding AmmeMemoRadiSam system radical SAM enzyme — translation MEDSHEALLYDRLPGSRVRCHVCQWRCAIGPGKLGVCKMRQNKDGKLYTLNYARVSSVAADPIEKKPLFHFFPGTQVFSLGSWGCNFHCQHCQNWQISCTELPSGSGPDLILPQAAIDSTKRRHCQGIAWTYNEPAIWFEYTLDSARLAKESHLYTVYVTNGYATPEALDAIGPYLDAWRVDIKGFSDELYRRLAKISQWRGILEVAKRAKEKWGMHVEVVTNIIPTMNDDEEQLRGIATWIRDDLGELTPWHVTRFYPQYRMDHLPPTPVATLERAVAIGKQEGLRFIYTGNVPGHANESTLCYSCGHLVIDRVGYHTRLVGLQDQDSRCKFCGADLNIRRSAAEGRG, via the coding sequence GTGGAAGACTCGCATGAGGCGCTCCTCTATGACAGGCTCCCCGGTTCCCGGGTGCGCTGCCATGTCTGTCAGTGGCGCTGTGCTATCGGCCCCGGCAAGCTCGGGGTATGCAAGATGCGCCAGAACAAGGATGGCAAGCTCTACACCCTGAACTATGCCCGGGTCTCCTCAGTCGCCGCTGATCCCATCGAGAAAAAACCTCTCTTCCATTTCTTCCCTGGCACCCAGGTCTTCTCCCTGGGCAGTTGGGGGTGTAATTTCCACTGCCAGCACTGTCAAAACTGGCAGATCTCTTGCACCGAGCTGCCTTCGGGTTCCGGCCCTGACCTGATCCTCCCCCAGGCCGCCATAGACTCGACCAAGCGCCGCCATTGCCAGGGTATCGCCTGGACCTACAATGAGCCAGCCATCTGGTTCGAATACACCCTGGATTCGGCCAGGCTGGCAAAGGAAAGCCATCTCTACACCGTCTATGTCACCAACGGCTACGCCACGCCGGAGGCGCTGGATGCCATCGGCCCCTATCTTGATGCCTGGAGAGTGGACATCAAAGGCTTCTCCGATGAACTTTATCGCCGCTTGGCCAAAATATCGCAGTGGCGGGGCATCCTGGAAGTCGCCAAGCGTGCCAAAGAGAAATGGGGCATGCACGTCGAGGTGGTCACCAATATCATCCCCACCATGAACGACGATGAGGAGCAACTGAGGGGGATAGCCACCTGGATCAGGGACGACCTGGGAGAGCTAACGCCCTGGCATGTCACCCGCTTCTATCCCCAGTACCGCATGGATCATTTGCCCCCCACCCCGGTAGCCACCCTGGAACGGGCCGTGGCTATCGGAAAGCAGGAGGGGTTACGTTTCATCTACACGGGAAACGTGCCCGGTCACGCCAACGAGAGTACCCTGTGTTATTCCTGCGGCCATCTGGTCATAGACCGGGTAGGCTACCATACCCGTTTGGTCGGCTTGCAAGATCAAGATTCCAGATGCAAGTTTTGCGGTGCTGACCTCAATATCAGGAGAAGCGCCGCTGAAGGGAGGGGATAG
- a CDS encoding IPTL-CTERM sorting domain-containing protein, with amino-acid sequence MTVVAPDDQANPGDKINYTFTVTNTGNVTLTNVVVTDPKVTVQGGLIASLAPGASDSTTFTGSYTLTQDDINAGRVDNSATAVGIPPTGPEVTDTGSNTITFKEPPPIPVQAVPGLSRWGMIAMAIIFGGSLIWIVRRRLATGVR; translated from the coding sequence ATGACGGTGGTAGCTCCTGACGACCAGGCCAACCCGGGCGATAAGATCAACTACACCTTCACGGTGACCAACACCGGCAATGTCACCCTGACCAATGTCGTGGTGACCGATCCCAAGGTAACGGTACAGGGTGGCCTCATTGCCTCTCTGGCTCCCGGTGCCTCCGACAGCACCACCTTCACCGGCAGCTACACCTTAACCCAGGACGATATCAACGCTGGCCGAGTGGACAACAGCGCTACGGCAGTGGGCATACCGCCGACCGGCCCCGAAGTGACCGATACCGGCTCCAATACGATCACCTTCAAAGAGCCTCCACCCATCCCGGTCCAGGCAGTTCCTGGCCTATCCCGGTGGGGGATGATTGCCATGGCAATCATCTTCGGTGGGTCCCTAATCTGGATAGTGAGGAGAAGGCTCGCCACCGGCGTCAGGTAA